The nucleotide sequence AAAACCGCAAACGTCAGCCTCACCAATCAAGCCCTCGAAAAAGAAACGAAGAATCCAAGATCAGATCGATAGAGATCACTACCTGCAACGAGTGCCACGGGCGAGAGGCGATCGAGATCGTCGTCCCAGCGAGAGAAGCCATGGGTCGATGAAAGGTAGAGGAGAGTGAGCGAGAGATCGGCGGCGAGCACGAAACGCAGGGAAGATGGGAGTGCGCCGTGTAATAGAGAGCGAGGGCTCACACACTGATGATGGACCACCCGGATCGAAAGTTGCTGTCGCATTTTACATAGAATCGGACGGTCAAAAGTTGCTGAGAGAGGGACGGTCGTGTTAAATGACCAAGACGCCCTCGTGCTTCGAACGTATTAGGAACGGAGTAATTATACATTAATTAGTCCTAAGAAATAtgatttgttttctatttttttataatatatttatttatagatataatattttttctatctatttatttttgtatataatatataaatcatgtcacGAAAATTTGGATCACAATGACAGAAGACTGCATGCAAATTGGTGAATTCAAGGAAAATAATTGGTAAATTTGGCATAATATTCCAAACATTTTTTACCAAATTTTAAAGTCCAACAGCTCCTGCGGGTCCCACGGTGGGCCCTGCTCCAATGTTGTGTGAAATAGCTATGACGCCCCAAGTAGTTTGTCCCTTACATTAACCACGGCAGCACGGTCACTCCTCTCGTTGACTCGCAGGACGAGAGGTGCATCTGGGGCTGGCAGATCGAAGACAAGAAGGGGAAGAAACCCTCGAATTTTCGACGAGATTGATCTCAGCTCATCCAAAGATCTCTAGTCATCGGAAGTTGCACGTCTTTTCCGCATCCTTGTTCCCTTGCAGCTTCGATTTTGAATCGATTTCAAGATTTCCAGCTCCTTTTCCCAGAAATTTTGAACTACGGATTGGGGAATCGCGGAAAGGCTTGCTCTTTGTCCAGTTTCGTGTAGGAATCCAACCTTGTCGAAGGGTTATGGCCCGAAGGCCGTGGTTAAAGTTGCTGGTTTTGATTGGATTGTTTGCCTTTTCCGAGGGAAGAGGTAATTGCTGATCCTTTTGctattttataaatcaatctaTGTCCCCCGTTAGATAACTCTGATAAATTCAAGTAATTAGATGTGGTTTGCTCAATTTCAATCTCAAAAGAGCAGAACTTACTAGCTCGAAATTCCCTTATTCTGTGAGGCAGTATTTTGACCTTTCTTCGTGATGATTAACAGAAATTAAACTCGCCGATGAGGATGGGGCTTCTCTCTACAACCGTACTCTAGCTAAGATGCTCGTGGAGTATGCTTCTGCTGTGAGTATAACCTTGATCATGTGTTGCTTCCTCACacaattttagattttgataatggaaACAAATATTTTTATCTGTGCTAATAGTTCCATTTATGTATGATCAGACATCTGATCAGACACTTGGTTTTTCTCAATAGCCACATAGGATGTGCTGCATTTCCTAGAGTATCAGACTAATTAGGATAATATGTTCTTTATCTGTTTTTATGGAGCCAAAGAGCATGAAGGAAAATTGTGTTTGTGCAATTTTCTTGATGCCATGAAAGTGAATTCTGTTGGATAGCCCTACCAAAAATTGACTCACTCTTACTGGTGAGgaataggttttttttttttttcattttctgaaATTTTTATAAGTTGAAAGCTTTTCACAGAAACGTTATAAACTAAGTGATCCTTTTTAATAAAGATAGCATTGTATATAAAACATACTTAAAGCCTTGGCTTTCAGTTTTTGATCTTAAAACAGACAAGACAAAGACATTCAGAACCTCTTCCTGTTAGTCATCAAGGTTCTGCATCTAATTTGTGAATATTATGACCTGCAAGTTTAATTGCCTCTTGCAGGCTTACATCACAGATCTGACGGCACTATTCACATGGACCTGCTCAAGGTGTAATGATTTGACGAAGGTAAAAAGAACAGACGGTTACTCATTCACATTTGTGTTTTTGCAATAATGAAAGGTAGACTTTGCTTGATGAGCTTTCTTGACAAGACTCCGTCTTTCTAATGTTGGATGTATGAATTAAAACAGGGGTTTGAGATGCTAGAACTGATTGTTGATGTCCAGAACTGCTTACAGGTGGATTCACATCTTTCAGGAGCGTATATATGTTAAACTCAAATACATCTGCTACACGACTCAGAGAaatttcttcttgttcttttgtaTATGAAACTTCTTATGTAGGCATTTGTGGGAGTTGCTCATGATCTGAATTCCATCATTATTGCATTCAGAGGCACCATTGAAAACAGGTAGAAACCTAATTTATGATCTTATTATCTATTATAATTATGCTGTAAACATCAGAATGGACATGGATGGCTCTAGCATGGACGTTTTGGGTAACAAATTAATGACTTTGGTATATGTCTCTCAATACATGTACTCGAATGCAAATTTTTTTGCCATCATTGACATGGAAGTCTCTGTACCATGCTGTCTATGGGACACTAAATACCACACCTCGATGGAGGTGATATACGGCACAACTGTGTGCTCTTTGTTGTGCCATTGAATAAGAAATGATTATATGCTAATCCACAATATGATTAGGTCTGTTAGTTACCTTATTATGTGCCATGTCATGTGCATAAGGGCTCGGGAAATATTACATGCAATCTTTATCCTTGATCATTCGGACTCAGACAATGAAGAATGGATCTATGGTGAATGAACTAATTGCAATATCTGTAGATCTTGTAATTGTAAAGAATATGTATAATGTTCTGTGAAATCTTTTCTGATCAGTGAAGTTGAAGATGCAGTTTGACTTACTGTCTTTTTACAGTATGAGGAATTGGATTGAGGATTTGTTCTGGAAGCAACTTGACTTGAATTACCCAGGTGTACAAGGTGCAATGGTATGCAATGTTCCCTCTGTTTATTTGAACCTACAATTGGTGAACATACCTTTTAGTCATCTTCATCTCCATTGTTGACACTGTAGGTGCACCATGGGTTTTATTCTTCTTACCACAACACTACTCTGCGTCATgggattctaagtgctgttcgaaAGATTAAGGAGTCATATGGAAAAATCCACATAATTATTACAGGGCATTCGTTGGGAGGGGCTCTGGCatcattttgtgcactcgatcttACTGTAAGTGCCACCAAAATTTCTCATTTGCATTCAGCTAATAGACATCCAAGCCTGACAGCAGATCTGCAAACTATGCAAATGATATTTCATATACAGCCATGCATTTAAAATTGGAATGATCATCTTTTCATCTTTCTGCCTCTCTTTTATTGTGATGGAAAATGTGAACTGAATTTCAGGAGATTACTTGTATGCATCTGCTGGACTTTTgtcttgaaaattttcaaaaaatatgaaTTATGTGCCAAATTAGCTCCTGTACTTGTGTCAATTAGCTGCATAAGGATGTTTTTGATGAATTTGCTTCTTTGCTTAGAAGGCTAGCAGGGATAATCATTATAGCATTTAATGCTAGTATAGTTATTTTGCCTCAGAAAAATCTTGTTTAGTAATTGGCATTATTAGATGATATCGTTGACTACAAATGCAGCGTTACTAGTTGATATTGATGTAACAGGATTTGTTCTTGTTTTAGGTCAACCATGGAGTACAAAATGTTCAGCTTATGACCTTTGGACAGCCTCGCATAGGAAATGCTGCTTTTGCCACCTACTTCAACAAACATGTTGCAGATGCAGTTCGTGTGACCCATGAGAATGATATAGTGCCACACTTGCCACCATATTACTCCTATTTCTCACAAAAGACATACCATCATTTTCCAAGAGAGGTATACTCTGTTTGAAGTTGTCCCACATAATGTTAGAAAATAACTAAAGTCAAAGAAGTTAAATCATGTTGTCTCCCAAATTCTTGTTTGATGACATCACTCGATGTTGTACCTGAGCATTTTTTTGCCTTTAGTTTAATTTTTCTGGCTCCAATGCCATAAGTTCTTAACTGCAAATCACCTTCTTAAGATTTATCTACCTTTTCTATGATATGTTTCACTAGAGGTTTGCAGATGACACCATATGTTCAACTTGGGACCAGACGTGACTCATGGACTGGGAAGTATATTTGCTCTAATTTGTGTTGTAAAACCTGAAGAAGAAATTGTGGTTGTTTAACTAAACCTCATTCGAGTTACCAGAGCAAGATCAGATCAAACTCGCTGGTCAAGAGTTACTTAAAATTAGTTCCTAATTGGTCAAATCCTGCCAAGAAATTGTACTGTAGCCAGTTTAGGTTACAAATGAAAGTTCAACCTCCATTTATGTGTgccatcttttttcctttttctctcacAAACTTTCATAATCCTGATTGATTTAAGCTTCTATGCTGTATTGTTCAAAAGGCATCATTTTTTATCTCAAAACAATTTCAGGTATGGCTTCGTGACATTAAAGTGGATGGCCTAGAAGACATGGTGGAGAAGATTTGTGATGAATCTGGAGAAGACCCTTCTTGTTGCAGGTACCTATGTTCCTTCCAAGTTTTATAGCAAATATTTTCAGTTATATCAATGATTGTGCTTTGTCTTCAATAGATCTGTTTACGGGAGAAGTATATGGGACCATCTTAAGTATTATGGTGTCGAACTACAAGCTGATACATGGGGCTCTTGTAGAATGTTGATGGATAATAGTGTTCTACAATACTATATAGAGTACAATGGTGACATCATCTTGTCCAGGGATCCTTCTACTCCATCACATTTGAAACTAAATTCACCTCCAGATACCAGTCGCAGCACCGTGTAGAATTCATTCATCGGTAAAATATTCCAACCAAAGCTTGTAAAATAGGTGTTGATGGCTATATGCCTGTATATAGTGGACATCATCAAGTTCATTGTGTTCATGGGAAGAATGTATATATGCACCCCCTTTTGAACCAATGTGTTAAGGTAAATATTGGTTGGTGTATCTTAATGTTTAATTTAATATGAAGTTGTGCTTGCAAAGGAATGTGATTATAAACAGCATTATTACTGCCATGGTTTGATGCCACCGGCGATcagctatcagaactctttcattGGTTTCCTTTGCTGCTCTGTTTTTAGTGTTGCTGTTCTATGCTTGCCGAGAATGCTCAACTATGCATAATAATGTGTTTCTTGGTTCTGATGGTTTATTGTAGTTAAAACCTTAAAATTAGATGTACTGTAGTCTTCTACCTATCAAAAACTagatttccaatatgtgtaaataGATTAAATTCAAAAGTGAGGACTTAACTAAATACCATTTTTCTATAAGAGTTGACTTTAAGCCAGCCAGATTGATTGACCTTTGAAATGGTAGTCACCCTCCTGCTTAACATTCCTGTTGGGTTTGGTTCAGCTGCTGTTTCCAATATTTCCTAGAAGGATGTGATCAGTACTAGTCGAAGACATTTTCTATAGATGTTTCACCAAGCAAACGACAGCCAACTGAATTAACTGGTGATCATGTTCAAGATGCTAAAGCATGGAAGAAGTAAAGCCATGGAGCTAATCTGCCACCAATGTGAAGGTACATCATGATCCTGTCTCGGTAGACCTAACAATTTTGCCACCAATGAACACAGGAAGCTTGATGAGATGATGGACAGAACAATTAACATCAAGCTCGTAGGAGAGCATCTCGATGGCCTGGGCACACGCAGCATGAGCTCGAAGGGAAGACCACCACTGCCTGAGACGCAAACCGAGAGATGGAAGTCAAAGTTCGATGATGCAGCTCGAAGGCAGTGTGAGATATCTGGGTTCAGGTACGGAGGGACATGTGAAGGAAGGAGAATGACAGTGTTCACCTTGGAGTTAGGCTGGAAACCATAGCTAAGATCTTCAAATATTAGGGAAGTGACATCTCTCAATCTCAATCTCTTCATGGTTCCTTGGCAATCGAGCTTTTGTCACCTCAAGATCTTCTAAGAATATGTGGATGATTTCCTTGGACTAAACATTCCTGTGCTAACATGAATCTTTGACATTTACAGTGATGCAGGAGCTAAGAATGGCCAGCGTGCGTACATACAGATCAAATCGAAGAAACAGTGATTTCAATGTCTAGCATTTGTCGTCATGCTTTGATGAAGATTGATGCTTCGCAATGGGATGTCACCAACTGGGATATGGCGGATCAAATCTCGATCCCAAGAACACCAGGTTCTGCGTCAAAGTGTTTGCTGGTTGCCGCAAACCACACAGTAAAGCTTATAAGCATTTGGTCGGCTCCTCTTGCAGAAAAAGCCTTATTCCATGACTCACCCACCTTCTTCGAATGAATCACCGGATCAGCCAAGCAAAGAATACTCTGTCTCGTCATTGCACAGTGATTTGTTCTTGGCATCGTCATGGCTCACACGATAACCAAATCTGCGATTTAGTGAAAGGGAGATTTAAGTATCTTCTTCCTCATTTCCTTTTATGGGGGAATTCGAGATGTGGCCATGGCGGAGCCAAGTCTTTGCCTTCGGATACCTTCACAGCGTCGCCAATCTTGATCGGGCAGGAACAGTATGCCAAGGGGATGCTATTCCGAGGGGCCATCTTTGGCTCCACGAACGCCCAAAGGCTACTTGCCATCAGCTTCACACATGCAAATAAATGAGAGAGGCGAAAGGGACTTTCTCTTATCTCGCGCGTGGAAGGAAGCATCCTCAAGCCTTCCTTACCTTTCTTCATCCATTCATTGCTAGAGATGTTGTTCTTGCAGAATTCGACGTGCCGCAAACGGACAAGGTTTTCGAGCGTCTATGTCGTCTCTTTCACATCAGCAGCACAAATTGCAGGGACTACAGATGCATTTTATCCACGCGAAAAAACAATCCTTATCTACATAGCCGGCTATCCAAGATAAAAAGAGGCATCAAGAACTCACCGGCAGCATCAAAGATTTGATTGCAACTGATGTAGCGATGCCGGTGGTGGTGTACGGGTATGGACAGATTGGAAGATTCTTTGTTCTTCCCTTCTCCGCAGCAGCTGGCTTATCTCTTCCGATCATACCTTTCAGAGATACCCAAGTCAAAGGATAAGAGGAAGGAAAAGCTTAGTACAATTTGTAACGTGGCCTCCATGATGCAACCTCAAGGTTCTTCAACAGCAGcagctcatctctctctctctctctctctctctctctctctctctctctctctctctctctctctcaaatgtaGGATGGTGAAGCAGCAGATGCGGATAGAATTCCCTGTGTCTGCACCACAGAGACGCCGTACGGCCCGTTGCTTTCGCTGGTTTTTGCCCTCTGTTTCTTTTCCATGGATTAAGCATCGTCACTTTAGGATTGGCATGCACAAACCGAAGCTTTCGCTTGAAGTCTAGCATGGGTTTTGCAGAGAGGTCATACTGTCGATGCAAGGCTGGCATGTCTCTGATGTAGCTTGGTCTGCTTGTTGGTGCGGAAGAAACATTGTCTGCATTCAGTAAACCTACATGACATTCATCTTACAAGATGCTCGAGATACAAGTCAATGCTTCTCATGTCTTTCCGCTTTCATGTTAGGAAACAACGAGAGTGAAGCTTGGAAGACTGGAGGGGAGCAAAAGCAGGATATCATAGGACACGGTTTCGCCAAACAGCAAAGCTTATGCTCTTCCATGTATGTAACCCTTCAAAAAGGTCTGCAGGAGTCGTCAGCTAATGAGAAAAGAGAGAATTCATACTTCCTGGCATCGGAAACTGATGCCTGCCTTATCTGTTCATCTCGGCTCGAAGAAAGTACACGACCCAACTTGATCTACACACTAGTAGAAAGATACTACTGTCCCTTTCGGATCATTGCAGTGAGAGCATGCATCATCAAATATCTACCGATCATGACTAGAATTGTTCCAAACCGATCGACTTTTCTTCCTATATAAACACCAACGTCAGACAGCACAAGTCAAGTTCAAGTCTTCTGAGGTAAGgcacaagcattacatcaaagGATGGACAAGGTGATGAAGCTGGCGTCGCAACGGGCGGTGGTGGTCTTCAGCCGGAGCAACTGCTGCTTCTGCTACAGCGTGAAGAGCCTGTTCCATGAGCTCGGCGTCAGCGCTGCCGTCCACGAGCTCGACGAGGACCCGAGCGGGCCGGAAATGGAGAAGGCCCTCGCCAGGCTGCTGGGGCGCAAGCCACCGGTGCCGGCCGTGTTCATCGGCGGCCAGCTGGTTGGGTCCACGGAGAAGATCATGACGCTGCACCTGGGTGGGGATCTGGTGCCGCTGCTGAGAGATGCTGGAGCTCTGTGGCTCTGAGGATGACTAAATACCGTGTGTTGGTTCTCATGTCTCcttcctttcctcctcctcctcctcctgttcttGCTGTTGCTGCCTGTAATGTGCGAGTAATAATGCAGAGTCGTCTTCTTCAACTGCACCATCCAAGTTTAGTATTCTAACCCTAACTCTGCGCACGGATGTTGCTTTGAGCTTCGCACACTTTCAGACCCAGCGAAGACAAAGAGCTCCATTTCACCCACGTAGTTGAACAACATCTGGCTGTCAACATCAAATGCTTGTCATCTCACTGTACGAATAGCTTGCTTGTCATCTGACCTAAGGAAGTTCTTtggattgatgatgatgatgatagcagGGAAAAAGGTTCTCATGCAAAACTCATCTGTCACGTAAATAATCTAATTTGAAAACAATGATGCATTGCCAAAATACAACTAaaagtatgtgtgtgtgtttgttcTACTTATCATTGAGGAAGAAGGCAAATTTGCATAAGACTACTGCTTGGGAAaatgaaagataattttaagcaAATATATTTGGAATAAaacaggtttttttttttctcacttattaaaccttgatttgacaaaataacatataaattaatcttctttttttttacccCTCAAGTATGCGAAAATAAGCGATAAGCAGTTCTACCTTTTGCAGGGAATGAATGCATCAAATATAAAGTTAAGATCTGTTTTTGTGGgaataatgaaaagaaaaaaaaatgacactTCAATTAACCTATCAGTTTCTGATAATAAATTTCAGCAAAATGTGACTGGTAAATCACTAAATATTTTCTGAAGAACAAAGCTTGTGATTATTTTCATCTTAGCTGGAATAACTTTTTATATCAAACAACAGAGATAAAAAGAAATGATTTCAATCGAATTTTTACCTATTCAAAGACATGAAGCTGAAGGTCTGTTTGCTGCATCACAGATAGCATTTATTTATATGGGTAAGTTGATGCACATGACACAAAGATAAGCATTTCTTTGAGGTCATGTCTCTTAGAGAATATAGAGAAAGGTGAAGTATGGTGGAAGATTTGGGACGTGGCCTCCTGAAACTTCCAGGATTCCTAAAAACCAACTTGTTCTAAGAATCAACTTTTTGAATACTTAATTATTGTGGGAAATCATTTATTTctagtatttttattattttatacaatgatatgggacaatataAGTCGGTACACTGCTCGATATACAGATAGCATAGAGTTGGGTCGAGTAGCTTATAGAAATCGATATCGGAATGAGACTTAAATCCTTACATAGCGTTTTTGCAGACGTTAAGATAACTGAAAcgacgtaaactgctgaaattctgTAATCATAGTCAGGTTTTTATTTTCGGACTCAACCAATCATAATACAATCTACGAACATTTAAAAAGCGACAATATCTTGAAAATTTTACAGCAATAtcaacccttttttttttctaaaaacattcattcatgtaaaaccaaGTTTTAGATACATCAGTGTTTACAGTGGCAGCCATATGCTTCCAAGGGACAGAATCCCAAAATTAGCTGACAAATCCTACCTCTTTTTACTTCATTCCATACATGACAAAAATATGATATTTACATATGTCTTTAAATAATCAAAGCAGTAGTAAACAATGGTCCATAGCCCCAAGCAACCCGATCTTGACCGAGTGAAGAACTCGAATAGAATCAGCCTCCAAGATTGAATTGGTAATAACAAGGTCAGCAGCCAATCTGTGATAGCCCATGCTTTCACTAAAGCAGGATAACATCTCCCAAGGATGTAACTAGCCCTTCCGTATTCACTGTTGCTCTGCGAGAAAACCAACTTCAGCAACCATATCCGGAGtcatgtcaaacattttgaagaAAGAACTTGTTAAAGAAAGACAACAGAGAAACATAGATCTCCTAGCTAACATGTACAACCATATGGCAAGTTAACTAACTGAAATGGCAAACTCAGCGCATGAGGATCCTGCAAATGCAGGTCTGAAGAGCACCCTAACTCCTTACATGCATCTATAAGCATGCTAGCAACAGCACCATCTTGCTTGCAGGTAAGAAGATGAAGTGATCCTAAGATGATCAAAATTGGTTTGACCGTCTCCCAGTTATTGGCTCTTACATCTTCGATAAATAGTTAATAGCTCCCGCAATCAGTCCACTTCTAGGTCGCATCTCTGGCAAACAAGCAATACATGGAAAATAAAACAGACCCTCATAATGAATTATGTGATATGAGATCGAACCGAATGCTCCATGAATCATATCCTCACACTGAACAACATCATATTCGCTGCTTCGCATACCACTAACCAAATCAGGGTCTCCGAGGCTCTATGAATTGTTTGAATTATTATCTCGTTCCCTCGATCGGGACGGAGGAGCCACCTATTTACCTTCCTTACAATTCATCcaatccaaaagaaaaaaaaacacattaaTCAAGATTTTCAAAACCACATGAGAAGGTTTTCTAGACATGGTAACTTACACTTTTCAATCTGAGAATAAAGGACCATCCGAAAGCCCAAAACTTTTACCGCAAACAAATGGAAGTAGAATTATATCCAGAACAACTAATCGATTAGCACTTCCTCTGATATGGTCACTGGATAACCTATCATATGCATCTCCTAATCGATAGTCATCTACTAACGGAGCAAGATATTCCCAAGTTGAATCATTGATGACGGAACAACATAATAACTAAGAAaaaaccaaaatgcttaaacctTGGTATTTACAGACTCTATACTCGCATGATAATTTAGCCAGAAAAGCAGCAATTATGAAAAAGCTGTCTACTTGTGATCTGATGCATTCACTATTCTCATTGAAAAGCCAGTTGAAGTGCAAAATTTAGGTGATTCGCCTTTAAGTCGTTGGCAATTTACCAGATTCCTCAAAAGACGAACGAAATCTAATGGTCAATGTACAGCTTCACCTTCACAGTCTCAACTATCACCAACATCCTGATCCAGTCAGGTCTCCACCAGTAACAAAACCTAAACTCGACTCACTCACAAACCTGATTCGCAGAAAAACAACATGAACCTTTATGAAAACTCGTCCGATTTGGAATGAAAGCAGACCATCAAATGCTCCCGTTACTCGACgtccaacaaaaagaagaaatgttttCAGCGAACGAAAGAACGCAAAACATTATCGGGCGTTCCGACGTACCGATGGAGGTTCCGGACGCACGGCGTGGAGGACAGGTGGGATCTTACGGGCTTCGTCTCCCGGTGGACACTGCACGTAGCCTCCGTCGTCGAAACCTAACCCGAGATCGAACCACCGGTTGTTGCTCTCTGTCCTGCTCGACGAAATGCCTTCGCGTATAATAATTTTAAGATAGATTATGTATTCTTCAGATAAATACGAAAACCATTAATTTTGGAGGACATATGTATAATTAAGTCTTC is from Musa acuminata AAA Group cultivar baxijiao chromosome BXJ3-8, Cavendish_Baxijiao_AAA, whole genome shotgun sequence and encodes:
- the LOC135646267 gene encoding probable feruloyl esterase A encodes the protein MARRPWLKLLVLIGLFAFSEGREIKLADEDGASLYNRTLAKMLVEYASAAYITDLTALFTWTCSRCNDLTKGFEMLELIVDVQNCLQAFVGVAHDLNSIIIAFRGTIENSMRNWIEDLFWKQLDLNYPGVQGAMVHHGFYSSYHNTTLRHGILSAVRKIKESYGKIHIIITGHSLGGALASFCALDLTVNHGVQNVQLMTFGQPRIGNAAFATYFNKHVADAVRVTHENDIVPHLPPYYSYFSQKTYHHFPREVWLRDIKVDGLEDMVEKICDESGEDPSCCRSVYGRSIWDHLKYYGVELQADTWGSCRMLMDNSVLQYYIEYNGDIILSRDPSTPSHLKLNSPPDTSRSTV
- the LOC135646268 gene encoding putative glutaredoxin-C14 yields the protein MDKVMKLASQRAVVVFSRSNCCFCYSVKSLFHELGVSAAVHELDEDPSGPEMEKALARLLGRKPPVPAVFIGGQLVGSTEKIMTLHLGGDLVPLLRDAGALWL